Genomic window (Melioribacteraceae bacterium):
AATAATTATTGACGATGAATCTCTGGCAAGAGATATAATTAAAAACTATTTGAAAAAATATGAACAAATAGTACTTATTGAAGAGTGTTCGAATGGATTTGACGGAGTGAAAGCTATTAACGAACTAAAACCGGATTTAGTTTTCCTTGACATTCAGATGCCTAAACTTACCGGTTTTGAAATGCTTGAGTTAATAGATCATTACCCGGCAATTATTTTCACTACAGCTTTCGACCAATTTGCCATAAAAGCATTTGAGGTTAATGCAACGGACTATCTACTGAAACCATTTTCTGAAGAAAGATTTGCCGAAGCGCTTTCGAGAATTAAAAATAAATTGGATCGTGAACCAGGATCACAAAAACAAATTGAAGAACTGAGCAATTTTAAAGAAAAACCGGATGAATATTTAGAACGTATTGCGGTAAAATCAGCTCAAAAAATTTCAGTAGTTCAATGCCAAAAAATTAAATTTTTTGAAGCTCAAGATGATTTTGTAATGATTTATACCGACGATTCAAAATACTTAAAGAAACAAACACTAAAGTATTTTGAAGAAAATCTAGATCCCGCTCAATTTATTAGAATTCACCGCTCATACATAATAAACAGCTTATTTATTAAACAGATTGAACTGTTTGAAAAGGAATCTTATAAACTAATTTTAACGGATGGATCAAAGCTACCAATAAGCAAAACCGGATACCAAAAATTAAAAGAACTTTTATCCTAGTTTTGAATTTCCCGAATATAAAATTGAACTTTGAGCAGCCACTCTTTATATTTGATTATCAAACGATAGGCTAATTAATGAACTTTGATAGAGATCTCCAATCAATTCAAGAAGCTCGCTCTTTAGCCGCACAGGCTAAAGAAGCACAACAAGAATTCAAGTATTTCACTCAAGAGCAGGTTGATAAAGTTGTTAGATCCATTGCCGATGCAGGTTATAATGAGGCCGAAAGACTAGCCAAAATGGCAGTTGAAGAAACCGGGTTCGGTAAAGTTTCTGATAAAATTATTAAAAATCAGTTTGGAACAAGAAATGTTTGGGAATCTATTAAAGATTTAAAATCTGTCGGCGTAATTGATATTCAAAAAAATGGAAAGATAATCAAGATTGCTGAACCAATGGGAGTAGTTGCCGCATTAATCCCCTCCACCAACCCCACATCAACTATGATGTTCAAGGCAATTATATCATTAAAAGGTAGAAATGCAATAGTGGGAAGTCCTCATCCAAATGCTGTAAAATGTACTCTAGAAACAACAAAAGTAATATCTGATGCCGCCATGAAAGCGGGAGCTCCAGCTAATCTTATTAACTGTATGAGCATTCCAACTCTTGAAGGTACCGACGCTTTAATGAAAGATAAAAATATTGCTGTAATTTTGGCTACCGGCAGCACACAGATGGTAAAAGCCGCATACAGCTCGGGCAAACCAGCATTTGGTGTTGGAGCAGGTAACGTTCCCGCATATATTGATAGAAGCGCGAATTTCCAAAAAGCGGTTGCT
Coding sequences:
- a CDS encoding LytTR family transcriptional regulator DNA-binding domain-containing protein, translating into MSEKIRTIIIDDESLARDIIKNYLKKYEQIVLIEECSNGFDGVKAINELKPDLVFLDIQMPKLTGFEMLELIDHYPAIIFTTAFDQFAIKAFEVNATDYLLKPFSEERFAEALSRIKNKLDREPGSQKQIEELSNFKEKPDEYLERIAVKSAQKISVVQCQKIKFFEAQDDFVMIYTDDSKYLKKQTLKYFEENLDPAQFIRIHRSYIINSLFIKQIELFEKESYKLILTDGSKLPISKTGYQKLKELLS